One Candidatus Eisenbacteria bacterium DNA segment encodes these proteins:
- a CDS encoding glycosyltransferase, with amino-acid sequence MTAPAMPPRIRVLYVVNNFVAGGAERHLLELWSRLDRDRFELAIACFERRGQFTVAVGALGWPVHDLGMSSRIYGPSGWRGLLRLVNLVRDWRPDVIHGYLFGPNLFAALAGRLCGVRAVVVSKRNMDEFETPRQVAVQRLAHRLATHVVAVSRAVGESSVALGVARERVTVIPNGVDVDRFGNGAIERSALGLKGVAPVIGSVGCLAVRKDQGMLLEALALLTREGQPFEAVLIGDGPERERLERQAHTLGLDDRVHFLGERPDVERLLPALDVFVLSSREEGIPNALLEAMAAGRASIATAVGGTPEVMQDGRTGWLVPARDPAALARALASALADPTEARRRASV; translated from the coding sequence GTGACTGCCCCCGCGATGCCGCCTCGCATCCGGGTGCTCTACGTCGTCAATAATTTCGTAGCCGGCGGTGCCGAACGTCATCTGCTCGAGTTGTGGTCGCGGCTCGATCGCGATCGCTTCGAGCTCGCGATCGCGTGCTTCGAACGTCGCGGGCAGTTCACTGTCGCGGTCGGTGCACTCGGCTGGCCGGTGCACGACCTCGGCATGAGCTCGCGCATCTACGGCCCGTCGGGATGGCGCGGGCTGCTGCGGCTCGTGAACCTGGTTCGCGATTGGCGTCCCGATGTGATCCACGGTTACCTGTTCGGCCCGAACCTGTTCGCGGCGTTGGCGGGGCGGCTGTGCGGGGTGCGTGCGGTGGTGGTCTCGAAGCGCAACATGGACGAATTCGAAACCCCTCGTCAGGTCGCGGTTCAGAGGCTCGCGCATCGTCTCGCGACTCACGTGGTCGCGGTCAGTCGCGCGGTCGGAGAGAGTTCGGTCGCCCTCGGAGTGGCGCGCGAGCGCGTCACGGTGATCCCCAACGGCGTCGACGTCGATCGATTCGGAAACGGCGCCATCGAGCGCAGCGCGCTCGGACTGAAGGGCGTCGCGCCGGTGATCGGGAGCGTCGGATGCCTCGCAGTCCGCAAGGACCAGGGCATGCTGCTCGAAGCGCTCGCACTGCTGACGCGAGAGGGGCAGCCGTTCGAAGCGGTGCTGATCGGTGACGGCCCGGAACGCGAACGCCTCGAGCGCCAGGCGCACACGCTGGGGCTCGACGACCGGGTGCACTTCCTCGGCGAGCGCCCCGACGTCGAACGGCTGCTTCCGGCGCTCGATGTGTTCGTGCTGTCGTCGCGCGAGGAGGGCATTCCGAATGCGCTGCTGGAAGCCATGGCGGCGGGGCGCGCCTCGATCGCGACCGCAGTAGGAGGAACGCCCGAGGTGATGCAGGACGGACGCACCGGCTGGCTGGTGCCGGCCCGGGATCCGGCCGCGCTCGCTCGAGCACTCGCCTCGGCGCTCGCCGACCCGACCGAAGCGCGGCGCCGCGCTTCGGTCG
- a CDS encoding polysaccharide deacetylase family protein, whose amino-acid sequence MSARTVRWLLSLAHAPRGAGGRGSLTILRHHRVYDDRERPLYRLGVSAWVLRDQLRFLAAERLTPITVGEGLAHLAGGGAGHRVALSFDDGYRDNVERALPLLAETGARATFFLTAGLMEERQPAWWDVLDHALATTRSRELRWAPSGAPRVWPLGGLAERSAALHALLPAFRTSLAERDRRLASLRQALEVTAAAPCEFATWDEARAFAAAGMEVGAHTLHHPHLSVLEAADQHHEIAASKQQVEARLGVSVAGLAYPGGDHDDVTVAACRASGLTYAVTTRAGDVVAPFDPFRISRRGFSEGACLGPGGRFSRRLARAELDGAFDRLRATAREVAS is encoded by the coding sequence GTGAGCGCGCGCACCGTACGCTGGTTACTGAGCCTCGCGCATGCGCCGCGCGGCGCCGGCGGTCGTGGATCGCTCACGATCCTCCGCCATCATCGCGTCTACGACGATCGCGAGCGGCCGCTCTATCGCCTCGGCGTCAGCGCCTGGGTGCTGCGCGACCAGTTGCGGTTCCTCGCCGCCGAACGCCTGACGCCGATCACGGTCGGCGAGGGGCTCGCGCATCTCGCCGGCGGTGGGGCGGGACATCGTGTCGCGCTGAGTTTCGACGACGGCTATCGCGACAACGTCGAGCGAGCACTGCCGCTGCTGGCCGAGACCGGCGCACGCGCCACCTTCTTTCTGACTGCGGGACTGATGGAGGAACGACAGCCCGCGTGGTGGGACGTGCTCGATCACGCGCTCGCCACCACCCGGTCGCGCGAGCTGCGCTGGGCACCTAGCGGCGCGCCCCGCGTCTGGCCGCTCGGCGGACTCGCCGAGCGCAGCGCGGCGCTGCACGCGTTGCTCCCGGCTTTTCGGACGTCGCTCGCGGAGCGCGACCGGCGCCTCGCATCGCTGCGGCAGGCGCTCGAAGTGACGGCCGCCGCTCCGTGCGAGTTCGCGACCTGGGACGAAGCGCGGGCGTTCGCCGCGGCCGGCATGGAGGTGGGCGCACACACGCTGCACCATCCGCATCTCAGCGTGCTCGAGGCCGCGGATCAGCACCACGAGATCGCCGCATCGAAGCAACAGGTCGAAGCGCGGCTCGGCGTTTCGGTCGCGGGGCTCGCCTACCCGGGTGGGGATCACGACGACGTCACGGTCGCGGCGTGTCGCGCGAGCGGGCTCACCTACGCGGTCACGACCCGGGCCGGGGATGTCGTCGCGCCGTTCGATCCGTTCCGGATTTCGCGCCGCGGATTCAGCGAGGGCGCGTGCCTCGGACCCGGTGGGCGATTCTCGCGCCGCCTCGCGCGCGCCGAGCTCGACGGCGCGTTCGACCGCCTGCGCGCCACCGCACGCGAGGTGGCGTCGTGA